A genome region from Deinococcus sp. KNUC1210 includes the following:
- a CDS encoding DUF4177 domain-containing protein, whose protein sequence is MYDYQFVRVPVTYSGGQLRAASYQEATLQHAREGWRLVQILIETPAAVAAEHVLIFERPRPLL, encoded by the coding sequence ATGTACGACTATCAGTTCGTTCGGGTGCCGGTCACGTACAGCGGCGGTCAGCTCAGGGCGGCCAGTTATCAGGAGGCCACGTTGCAGCACGCCCGGGAAGGCTGGCGGCTGGTGCAGATTCTGATTGAAACCCCTGCTGCGGTTGCCGCCGAACACGTCCTGATCTTCGAGCGGCCCCGCCCGCTTCTCTGA
- a CDS encoding fasciclin domain-containing protein: MKRMTVMLSMGLMLGSNVLAGGAGAPVKPATTMAAKPCMTIAEIVANDPQFSTLNTAIQAAGLTGMLMSGNYTVFAPTNAAFAKVPSDTLSNLLNDPETLKSVLAYHVVPGKVSAKQVMSMKAGKTANGANIKISMMGNKVMINNATVIKADVMACNGIIHVIDTVLMPPMAMAPAPAPAPAATKPAPAPVVKPAPAPAPAPAPAPVAATPAAPAAPEFSVADIPATPPGSVPQATTDTTTSPATTTDTTTTDTTTTDTTTTDTAATTDTTATTDTTATTTTDTTTATTTDTTDTTAAVSANSLYDVIASDDRFSTLAGLLSDAGLDETLMSGSFTVFAPTNDAFAKLDDNTLAVLASDTELLKKVLLYHVVTGTQMAAQVVTSTQLASAEGSSLDIKVSGSDVMVGNAKVLATDIAADNGVIHAIDTVLLPPDVTIPAPPAADATADAAMAMPAATTTTTTTTTVTTGAAATYTFVHNANTADPSAAGTAIATTDGTNVTTVLTLSGLTAGKDYIAHYHAFGPDSSNNPCASNGPVTVGFPNFTADTAGNATVTLTNEAAKIAGDMGAYINVHYASDPSVVPICAPVKMTKG; encoded by the coding sequence ATGAAACGAATGACCGTGATGCTTTCGATGGGTTTGATGCTGGGTTCAAACGTGCTGGCCGGTGGTGCGGGCGCACCTGTGAAACCTGCCACGACGATGGCAGCCAAGCCCTGTATGACCATTGCCGAGATCGTCGCCAATGACCCCCAGTTCAGCACCCTGAACACGGCGATTCAGGCGGCTGGCCTGACCGGCATGCTGATGAGCGGCAACTACACCGTCTTTGCGCCGACCAATGCGGCCTTTGCCAAGGTGCCCTCCGATACGCTGAGCAACCTGCTGAACGACCCCGAGACCCTGAAGTCGGTGCTGGCGTACCACGTGGTGCCCGGCAAGGTCAGCGCCAAGCAGGTCATGAGCATGAAGGCCGGCAAGACCGCCAACGGTGCCAACATCAAGATCAGCATGATGGGCAACAAGGTCATGATCAACAATGCCACCGTGATCAAGGCCGACGTGATGGCCTGCAACGGCATCATCCACGTCATCGACACCGTGCTGATGCCTCCTATGGCAATGGCTCCTGCACCGGCCCCCGCTCCGGCGGCGACCAAGCCTGCTCCCGCACCCGTGGTGAAGCCAGCACCGGCCCCCGCGCCTGCGCCTGCACCCGCTCCGGTGGCTGCCACGCCTGCTGCGCCCGCCGCACCGGAATTCTCGGTCGCCGATATCCCCGCCACGCCGCCCGGCTCGGTTCCTCAGGCCACCACCGATACCACCACCTCGCCGGCCACCACCACCGATACCACGACCACGGACACCACCACCACCGACACCACGACGACTGATACGGCGGCGACCACGGATACCACGGCCACCACCGATACCACCGCCACCACGACCACCGACACCACCACGGCGACCACGACCGATACCACCGACACCACGGCGGCAGTCAGCGCGAACTCGCTGTATGACGTGATCGCCAGCGACGACCGCTTCAGCACCCTGGCGGGCCTGCTGAGCGATGCTGGCCTGGACGAGACGCTGATGAGCGGCAGCTTCACGGTCTTCGCGCCCACCAATGACGCCTTCGCCAAGCTGGACGACAACACCCTCGCGGTGCTGGCCTCCGACACCGAACTGCTGAAGAAAGTGCTGCTGTACCACGTGGTCACCGGCACCCAGATGGCCGCCCAGGTCGTCACCAGCACCCAGCTCGCCAGCGCCGAGGGTTCCAGCCTCGACATCAAGGTGAGCGGAAGCGACGTGATGGTCGGGAACGCCAAGGTGCTCGCCACCGATATCGCTGCCGACAACGGCGTGATCCACGCAATCGACACCGTGCTGCTGCCCCCGGATGTGACCATCCCCGCGCCGCCCGCTGCCGATGCGACGGCTGACGCTGCCATGGCAATGCCCGCCGCCACGACCACGACGACGACCACCACCACCGTCACGACCGGCGCGGCAGCCACCTACACCTTTGTCCACAACGCCAACACCGCTGATCCCAGCGCGGCAGGTACGGCCATCGCCACCACCGACGGCACCAACGTGACCACCGTTCTGACCCTGAGCGGCCTGACGGCAGGCAAGGACTACATCGCCCACTATCACGCCTTCGGCCCCGACTCCAGCAACAACCCCTGCGCCTCGAACGGCCCGGTGACGGTCGGCTTCCCCAACTTCACCGCCGACACCGCCGGTAACGCCACCGTCACACTGACGAACGAAGCCGCCAAGATCGCGGGCGACATGGGCGCGTACATCAACGTGCACTACGCCAGCGACCCCTCGGTGGTGCCGATCTGCGCCCCGGTCAAGATGACCAAGGGCTGA
- the uvrC gene encoding excinuclease ABC subunit UvrC: MHFDELPVLPTSPGVYIFRGKTNVPIYIGKANNLRSRVGQHFKAGGKSGRFTSEAVSLEFITARNEVEALVLEANLIKQHRPHYNVLLKDDKHYPFLKLTAEKFPMLLITRRVLKDGGSYYGPYPDAGAVRRVKNLIDTMYPLRKNSGLPMQHKPRPCLNFHMGRCLGPCVDRADVAEYARVVEDVKALLEGRAGAVVAGLKEQMREAAQKQDFEQAGRLRDRLQATEKLFGTEQSALQMGMDDLDFLGYAHAGEYAMVQLFRMRGGRVVGRDKRFLTGADDENGGEVIGAFVKDYYTQATHVPPLILLPTEYDDAALWGEVLTQQAGRRVEMRVPMRGDKVELTEMAQRNAQAGLESELLLLEKRGDHPGLDALREVLSLPERPWRIEGYDNSNLFGTNIVSGMVVFEGGRARRGEHRRFKVKGLDHPDDYTAMNQTVMRRFSGSLSDKLPLPDLLLIDGGRGQVNAALDALKALELHIPLIGLAKREETIILPGRYGAQWWLESGTEVGVNRELLLPHTHPALRTLIGVRDEVHNYAITYHRKLRGQDMFKSIFDGLPGIGQKRQDALLESFTSLEELGAASVQDIAQVPGMNLSAAKAVKAFLETRAANDVPTEA, translated from the coding sequence GTGCATTTCGATGAACTTCCGGTGTTGCCCACGTCTCCCGGCGTCTACATCTTCCGTGGAAAAACAAATGTTCCGATCTATATCGGCAAGGCCAACAACCTTCGCAGCCGGGTCGGGCAGCATTTCAAGGCGGGCGGCAAGAGCGGCAGGTTTACCAGCGAGGCCGTGTCGCTGGAATTCATCACCGCCCGCAACGAGGTCGAGGCGCTCGTGCTGGAGGCCAACCTCATCAAGCAGCACCGCCCGCATTACAACGTGCTGCTCAAGGACGACAAACACTACCCCTTTCTGAAGCTGACCGCCGAGAAATTCCCGATGCTGCTCATCACCCGGCGCGTGCTGAAAGACGGCGGCAGCTATTACGGCCCCTACCCCGATGCGGGCGCGGTGCGGCGCGTGAAGAACCTGATCGACACGATGTATCCGCTGCGGAAAAATTCCGGGCTGCCGATGCAGCACAAGCCGCGCCCCTGCCTGAATTTCCACATGGGGCGCTGCCTGGGACCGTGCGTAGACAGGGCCGACGTTGCCGAGTACGCCCGCGTGGTGGAAGACGTGAAGGCGCTGCTGGAGGGCCGCGCCGGAGCGGTGGTGGCGGGGCTGAAGGAGCAGATGAGGGAAGCCGCCCAGAAGCAGGACTTCGAGCAGGCGGGCAGGCTGCGCGACCGGCTTCAGGCCACCGAAAAGCTGTTCGGCACCGAGCAGAGCGCCCTCCAGATGGGCATGGACGACCTGGATTTTCTGGGATACGCGCACGCGGGCGAATACGCGATGGTGCAGCTGTTCCGAATGCGCGGCGGGCGGGTGGTGGGCCGCGACAAACGCTTTCTGACCGGGGCCGACGACGAGAACGGCGGCGAGGTGATCGGGGCCTTCGTGAAGGACTATTACACCCAGGCCACCCACGTGCCGCCCCTGATCCTGCTGCCCACCGAGTACGACGACGCCGCGCTGTGGGGCGAGGTGCTGACCCAGCAGGCGGGCCGCAGAGTCGAAATGCGCGTGCCGATGCGCGGCGACAAGGTCGAACTGACCGAGATGGCCCAGCGCAACGCCCAGGCTGGCCTGGAATCCGAGCTGCTGCTGCTGGAAAAACGCGGCGACCATCCCGGCCTGGACGCGCTGCGCGAGGTGCTGAGCCTGCCGGAACGCCCGTGGCGTATCGAGGGCTACGACAACTCCAACCTGTTCGGCACCAACATCGTGTCGGGCATGGTCGTCTTCGAGGGCGGGCGGGCACGCCGGGGCGAACACCGCCGCTTCAAGGTCAAGGGCCTGGATCACCCCGACGACTACACGGCCATGAACCAGACGGTGATGAGGCGCTTTTCCGGCAGCCTGTCGGATAAATTGCCGCTGCCCGACCTGCTGCTGATCGACGGAGGGCGTGGACAGGTCAATGCCGCGCTCGACGCCCTGAAAGCCCTGGAACTGCATATTCCGCTGATCGGCCTTGCCAAGCGCGAGGAAACCATCATTCTGCCGGGGCGCTACGGAGCGCAGTGGTGGCTGGAAAGCGGCACCGAGGTGGGCGTGAACCGCGAACTGCTGCTGCCGCATACCCACCCGGCGCTGCGAACCCTGATCGGTGTGCGCGACGAGGTCCACAACTACGCCATCACGTATCACCGCAAGTTGCGTGGGCAGGACATGTTCAAAAGCATCTTCGACGGGCTGCCGGGCATCGGGCAGAAGCGCCAGGACGCGCTGCTGGAGAGCTTTACCAGCCTGGAAGAGCTGGGAGCCGCCAGCGTGCAGGACATCGCGCAGGTGCCGGGCATGAACCTGAGCGCTGCAAAAGCAGTGAAGGCCTTTCTGGAAACGCGGGCGGCCAACGACGTGCCCACGGAGGCGTGA
- a CDS encoding metallophosphoesterase, translating into MRLAVLADIHGNLEALDAVLADAAAQGVERLYINGDVVNRGPDSVACMQRVLALPPAWLGGLTLGNHDDLMLLWHDHSPALPPDWWNDLFWGATAWSTRQLAETGLLDPIRGWPMQLRVSLPGFPEVVIAHGSPDHYREAIGTFTPPQRVLELLDTAGAGVLVASHIHRPMLSELLSPAGPARWIINTGAVGAPFDGNPDARYLLLDGRQGAWVPSIRAVPYDRSGLLERFETSGLLDAGGLSARIFREEILSARSIYTPFWDWAEVRGVQKTEAQFEQFRAERPELFIPA; encoded by the coding sequence GTGCGACTTGCCGTTCTCGCCGATATCCACGGCAACCTGGAGGCCCTGGACGCGGTGCTGGCCGACGCTGCGGCGCAGGGGGTCGAGCGGCTGTACATCAATGGTGATGTGGTGAACCGTGGCCCCGACAGCGTGGCCTGTATGCAGCGGGTGCTGGCGCTGCCCCCGGCGTGGCTCGGTGGCCTGACGCTGGGTAACCACGACGACCTGATGCTGCTGTGGCACGATCACAGCCCCGCGCTGCCGCCTGACTGGTGGAACGACCTGTTCTGGGGTGCGACCGCCTGGAGTACACGGCAACTGGCGGAAACGGGCCTGCTCGACCCGATTCGCGGCTGGCCGATGCAACTGAGGGTGTCGCTGCCGGGCTTCCCCGAAGTGGTGATCGCGCACGGCTCACCCGACCATTACCGGGAAGCTATCGGCACCTTCACGCCCCCCCAGCGCGTCCTCGAACTGCTGGACACTGCCGGGGCAGGGGTGCTGGTCGCCTCGCACATTCACCGTCCGATGCTGAGCGAACTTCTTTCTCCCGCAGGGCCAGCCCGCTGGATCATCAATACCGGTGCGGTCGGCGCACCCTTCGACGGCAATCCCGATGCCCGCTACCTGCTGCTGGACGGCAGGCAGGGAGCGTGGGTGCCCTCGATCCGTGCCGTGCCATACGACCGCAGCGGCCTGCTGGAGCGCTTCGAGACCTCGGGCCTGCTGGACGCTGGTGGCCTGAGTGCCCGGATCTTCAGGGAGGAGATCCTCAGCGCCCGCAGCATCTATACGCCGTTCTGGGACTGGGCGGAGGTGCGCGGTGTGCAGAAGACGGAAGCCCAGTTTGAACAGTTCCGAGCGGAACGCCCCGAACTGTTCATTCCCGCCTAG
- a CDS encoding DNA translocase FtsK: MPVGTAQLDHQARLRAELINQTLAQFGLQAKVVDFARGPTVTRYEIEPAPGEKISRIASLSNDLARALAVGGVRVEAPVPGKSVIGLEVPNIDREPVTFHTAAAAPSFRQTRARLPIILGKSIDGDLMVGDLAKMPHLLIAGSTGSGKSVCVNTLITSLLFRYLPTDLRFLMIDPKMVELTPYDGIPHLVRGVVTNPVDAAGVLLGAVAHMERRYKMMSQIGAKNLEQFNAKMRLSGEPELPHLVIIIDELADLMITSPKEVESAIMRLAQMARATGMHLVLATQRPSVDILTSLIKVNVPARIAFAVSSSHDSRTILDSMGAERLTGMGDMLFYQPGLVKPLRLQGPYISEAESQRISDYLRRQVFEDTFVELYGSDFDGAVESGGGAISDRTNMDFSDPHLRQAALICIEEGQGSVSRLQRRLSVGHARAGKLMDMLEAMGIVSKHQGSKPRDVLISEADLPEYFGR; this comes from the coding sequence CTGCCGGTCGGCACCGCCCAGCTCGACCATCAGGCGCGGCTGCGGGCCGAACTGATCAACCAGACGCTCGCTCAGTTCGGGCTTCAGGCGAAGGTGGTCGATTTTGCACGCGGTCCCACCGTCACGCGCTATGAGATCGAACCCGCGCCGGGCGAGAAGATTTCACGCATCGCCAGCCTCTCCAACGATCTGGCACGGGCGCTGGCGGTGGGCGGCGTGCGTGTGGAAGCCCCGGTGCCCGGCAAGAGCGTGATTGGTCTGGAAGTGCCGAATATCGACCGCGAACCCGTGACCTTTCACACCGCCGCCGCCGCTCCAAGCTTTCGCCAGACCCGTGCCAGACTGCCGATCATTCTGGGCAAGAGCATCGACGGCGACCTGATGGTGGGCGACCTCGCCAAGATGCCGCACCTGCTGATCGCAGGATCGACCGGCTCGGGCAAGTCGGTCTGCGTCAACACCCTGATCACCAGCCTGCTGTTCCGCTATCTGCCCACCGACCTGCGCTTCCTGATGATCGACCCCAAGATGGTGGAACTGACGCCCTATGACGGCATTCCGCATCTGGTCCGAGGCGTGGTCACCAATCCGGTGGACGCGGCGGGCGTGCTGCTGGGCGCGGTGGCCCACATGGAACGGCGCTACAAGATGATGAGCCAGATCGGAGCCAAGAATCTGGAGCAGTTCAACGCCAAGATGCGGCTGAGCGGCGAGCCGGAGCTGCCACATCTGGTCATCATCATCGACGAGCTGGCCGACCTGATGATCACCAGCCCCAAGGAAGTCGAATCGGCCATCATGAGGCTGGCGCAGATGGCCCGCGCCACCGGCATGCATCTGGTGCTGGCAACCCAGCGGCCCAGCGTCGATATCCTGACCAGCCTCATCAAGGTGAACGTGCCTGCCCGCATCGCCTTCGCGGTGAGTTCCAGCCACGACTCGCGCACCATTCTCGACAGCATGGGCGCGGAGCGGCTGACCGGCATGGGCGACATGCTGTTTTATCAGCCCGGACTGGTCAAGCCGCTGCGACTCCAGGGGCCATACATCTCGGAGGCCGAGTCGCAGCGCATCTCGGACTATCTGCGGCGTCAGGTGTTCGAGGATACCTTCGTGGAGCTGTACGGCAGCGACTTCGACGGGGCCGTGGAGTCGGGTGGCGGGGCCATCTCAGACCGCACCAACATGGATTTCTCCGATCCGCATCTGCGGCAGGCCGCTCTCATCTGTATCGAGGAGGGGCAGGGCAGCGTGTCGCGTCTCCAGCGGCGCCTGAGTGTGGGGCATGCCCGCGCAGGCAAGCTGATGGATATGCTCGAAGCCATGGGAATCGTGAGCAAACATCAGGGCAGCAAGCCCAGAGACGTACTGATCTCCGAAGCCGATCTGCCCGAGTATTTCGGACGCTGA
- a CDS encoding STM4011 family radical SAM protein, translating to MSGTERPRLTVHYRGPLGSCNYGCPYCPFAKRKATRREVLEDSAALTRFVRWAETAPFTLSVLFTPWGEALAYPRYQAAIVRLSHLPHVQKVAIQTNLSGALGWLDAAELSKVGIWATYHPTQTTRPRFLKRCAELRARTVSFSVGVVGAREHFTEITEMRAALPDSVYLWVNAFFGRRSYYTPAEREWLSSIDPHFALDTVRHRSRGQACAGGHTLISVDGDGTARPCHFIGDVIGNIYDTDFAARLSPRPCTRHVCDCFIGYAHLETLNLHGTFGEGLLERNPRLNSV from the coding sequence ATGAGTGGCACTGAGCGGCCCCGCCTCACCGTCCACTACCGGGGGCCGCTGGGGTCGTGCAATTACGGCTGCCCGTATTGCCCCTTCGCCAAGCGGAAGGCGACCCGGCGCGAGGTCCTGGAAGATTCGGCGGCCCTGACGCGCTTTGTCAGGTGGGCCGAAACCGCACCCTTCACGCTGAGCGTGCTGTTTACTCCCTGGGGCGAAGCGCTGGCGTATCCGCGCTATCAGGCGGCCATCGTGCGGCTCAGCCATCTGCCGCACGTGCAGAAGGTCGCCATTCAGACCAACCTGTCGGGGGCGCTCGGCTGGCTGGACGCGGCAGAGCTAAGCAAGGTCGGCATCTGGGCCACGTATCACCCCACCCAGACAACCCGGCCACGCTTTCTGAAGCGCTGCGCCGAGTTGCGGGCCAGAACTGTGAGTTTCAGTGTGGGTGTGGTGGGCGCACGCGAGCACTTCACGGAGATCACCGAGATGCGGGCCGCCCTGCCAGACAGCGTGTATCTGTGGGTGAACGCCTTTTTCGGGCGCAGGTCTTACTACACGCCTGCCGAACGGGAGTGGCTGAGCAGCATCGACCCGCACTTTGCACTCGATACCGTGCGGCACCGCAGCCGGGGGCAGGCGTGCGCGGGCGGGCATACGCTCATCAGTGTGGACGGCGACGGCACAGCGCGGCCCTGCCACTTCATCGGAGACGTGATCGGCAACATCTACGACACCGATTTTGCCGCTCGCCTGTCGCCCCGCCCGTGCACGCGCCACGTGTGTGACTGCTTTATCGGGTACGCGCATCTGGAAACGCTGAACCTGCACGGCACCTTCGGGGAAGGACTGCTGGAGCGCAATCCACGGCTGAATTCCGTGTGA
- a CDS encoding TerC family protein produces MDLLMVDWLGKPAWMWLGFVVVVAALLAFDLGVLERRRRGADSDESPGMGMRQSLLLSGGYIAVAGVFGAWVWTTLGRESGMQFFTGFALEKALALDNVFVISLIFGFFAIPERLQRRVLLWGILGVLLLRGVMIGLGTALVSEFDWILWIFGAFLLYTGLKMLRGGDDDHDFSNNRLLIWLRRRLPITDELHGDRFTVKKSVGGQLKTFATPLLLALLMVEAADLIFAVDSIPAIFAITQDPFLVYTSNIFAVLGLRALYFALAALVHKFAYLKVALSLVLVFIGLKIFYAQLWGKLDPAISLNVTLALLAGGVLVSLWKTRGQSSRV; encoded by the coding sequence ATGGACCTCTTGATGGTGGACTGGCTGGGCAAACCCGCGTGGATGTGGCTGGGCTTTGTGGTGGTGGTCGCGGCGCTGCTGGCCTTCGATCTGGGCGTGCTGGAACGGCGGCGCAGGGGTGCAGATTCAGACGAGTCGCCGGGCATGGGCATGCGCCAGAGCCTGCTGCTGAGTGGTGGCTATATCGCCGTGGCGGGCGTGTTCGGCGCGTGGGTGTGGACCACCCTGGGCCGCGAGTCGGGCATGCAGTTCTTCACCGGCTTTGCACTGGAAAAAGCGCTGGCGCTCGATAATGTGTTCGTCATCAGTCTGATCTTCGGATTCTTCGCCATTCCAGAGCGGCTTCAGCGCCGGGTGCTGCTGTGGGGCATTCTGGGCGTGCTGCTGCTGCGCGGCGTCATGATCGGGCTGGGAACCGCCCTGGTCAGCGAGTTCGACTGGATTCTGTGGATCTTCGGCGCGTTTCTGCTGTACACCGGCCTCAAGATGCTGCGCGGTGGAGACGACGACCACGATTTCTCCAACAACAGATTGCTGATCTGGTTGAGGCGGCGTCTGCCGATCACCGACGAACTGCACGGGGACCGCTTTACGGTGAAGAAGTCGGTGGGCGGCCAGCTGAAGACCTTCGCCACACCGCTGCTGCTGGCGCTGCTGATGGTCGAGGCTGCCGATCTGATCTTCGCGGTCGATTCGATTCCGGCGATCTTTGCCATCACGCAGGACCCGTTTCTGGTGTACACGTCGAACATCTTCGCTGTCCTCGGCCTGCGGGCGCTGTACTTCGCTCTGGCCGCCCTCGTTCACAAATTCGCCTACCTGAAGGTCGCGCTGTCGCTGGTGCTGGTTTTCATCGGCCTCAAGATCTTTTACGCGCAGCTGTGGGGCAAGCTCGATCCAGCCATCAGCCTGAACGTGACCCTGGCCCTGCTGGCAGGCGGCGTGCTGGTGAGCCTGTGGAAGACACGGGGGCAGAGCAGCCGAGTCTGA
- a CDS encoding histidine phosphatase family protein translates to MTPAPARLVLIRHGETDNVSRIFRGPEGGQSPLNAEGFVQAARLAQNLKALELPAPRVYASTYLRAQQTAQAIADALGVPLHILDDVHEIDTGAFAGRPYAHLTEFLHEMTASDGQFGFPGGESLAGVGERFHAALLGVLPQPGETVLIVSHGAALVAILSKLLKLDPRETWLSDTHRHENTAVTDLVWHEGGQPEVIRLADAGHLL, encoded by the coding sequence ATGACGCCCGCACCCGCCCGCCTTGTTCTGATCCGTCATGGAGAAACCGACAACGTTTCGCGGATCTTTCGCGGCCCAGAAGGTGGGCAGTCGCCGCTGAACGCGGAAGGGTTCGTGCAGGCGGCTCGGCTGGCACAGAATCTGAAGGCGCTGGAACTGCCCGCGCCGCGTGTGTACGCCAGCACCTACCTGAGAGCGCAGCAGACCGCCCAGGCCATCGCTGACGCACTTGGCGTGCCGCTGCACATCCTGGACGATGTTCACGAGATCGACACGGGCGCGTTCGCGGGTCGCCCCTACGCGCACCTGACCGAGTTTCTGCACGAAATGACCGCTTCAGACGGGCAGTTCGGCTTTCCTGGCGGGGAATCGCTGGCGGGCGTGGGCGAGCGCTTTCACGCGGCGTTGCTGGGCGTGCTGCCGCAGCCGGGCGAAACGGTGCTGATCGTGTCGCACGGCGCGGCGCTGGTGGCGATCCTGTCGAAGCTGCTGAAGCTCGACCCCCGTGAAACCTGGCTGTCCGATACGCACCGCCACGAGAACACTGCCGTCACCGACCTCGTCTGGCACGAAGGCGGCCAGCCGGAGGTCATCCGGCTGGCCGACGCGGGGCACCTGCTGTAG
- a CDS encoding DUF6745 domain-containing protein has protein sequence MENDESLVALNMQCPSTGRSYFIRVPPSTTTCHQAAAWIAGFDDPAQYRPVMES, from the coding sequence ATGGAGAACGACGAATCGCTGGTGGCGCTGAACATGCAGTGCCCCAGCACCGGGCGCAGCTATTTCATTCGGGTGCCTCCCAGCACCACCACCTGCCATCAGGCGGCGGCCTGGATCGCCGGATTTGACGACCCCGCGCAGTATCGCCCCGTGATGGAAAGCTGA
- a CDS encoding MBL fold metallo-hydrolase, with product MKISEHVSVLALEANLMMGRGVLNVALITDPVHGATLVDTGTPNLLPTIEAALQQEGLQLSDIRRVIVTHHDLDHIGSLEAVVKATGAEVLTSELEIPYVQEGKRAQKMPPADKVDELMGHLPESVREMVKNMPGVHVKVDRVLQDGEVLDIAGGVRVVFTPGHTVGHLSLYVEQDGVLIAGDSLTSQDGELKGPSAQNTPDMPEAIRSVQKMAQLPAQKVLTYHGGVVEQDAALQLTRVAALIETA from the coding sequence ATGAAGATCAGCGAACACGTGTCTGTTCTCGCACTCGAAGCCAACCTCATGATGGGCCGGGGAGTGCTGAACGTGGCGCTCATTACCGATCCTGTCCACGGCGCGACGCTGGTCGATACCGGTACGCCGAATCTGCTGCCGACCATCGAAGCGGCGCTGCAACAGGAGGGCCTGCAACTGTCCGACATCCGGCGCGTGATCGTGACGCACCACGACCTCGACCACATCGGCTCACTGGAAGCCGTGGTGAAGGCGACCGGCGCAGAGGTGCTGACGAGCGAGCTGGAGATTCCGTATGTGCAGGAAGGGAAGCGTGCTCAGAAGATGCCGCCCGCCGACAAGGTGGATGAATTGATGGGCCATCTGCCCGAATCCGTGCGCGAGATGGTCAAAAATATGCCGGGCGTGCATGTGAAAGTGGACCGCGTGCTGCAAGACGGCGAGGTGCTCGATATCGCGGGCGGGGTGCGCGTGGTGTTCACGCCCGGTCATACCGTGGGCCACCTGAGCCTGTACGTCGAGCAGGACGGCGTGCTGATCGCGGGCGACTCGCTCACCAGCCAGGACGGCGAGCTGAAGGGACCCTCGGCGCAGAACACCCCCGACATGCCGGAGGCGATCAGAAGCGTGCAGAAGATGGCGCAGCTGCCCGCCCAGAAAGTGCTGACGTATCACGGCGGCGTGGTCGAGCAGGACGCCGCCCTGCAACTGACCCGCGTGGCAGCCCTCATCGAAACCGCCTGA
- a CDS encoding DinB family protein, with product MNDDLKGFYRLVQGSRERVFAWAEQLPPQVYTAEHPEFAYGSLRNIQAHIADCYLNWVGVSGLGMAHEQIGLASDSLYDVAAMRDRFHQVDDVLSRALDSFSALDEPLEIQWREGTLPVTRRWLLLHPITHEFHHKGQLLALGRVLGHPYPPGPDTDLLLPSEV from the coding sequence ATGAATGACGATCTGAAGGGATTTTACCGTCTGGTGCAGGGATCGCGGGAACGGGTCTTCGCCTGGGCTGAACAGCTACCGCCGCAGGTCTATACCGCCGAACACCCCGAGTTTGCGTATGGCAGCCTCCGCAACATCCAGGCGCACATTGCCGATTGTTATCTGAACTGGGTCGGAGTGAGCGGACTGGGAATGGCGCACGAACAGATCGGCCTCGCCTCCGACAGCCTCTACGACGTGGCGGCCATGCGCGACAGGTTTCATCAGGTAGACGACGTGCTGAGCCGCGCCCTGGACTCGTTTTCGGCCCTCGATGAGCCGCTGGAGATTCAATGGCGGGAGGGCACGCTCCCGGTCACGCGGCGCTGGTTGCTGCTGCACCCCATCACGCACGAGTTTCATCACAAGGGTCAGCTGCTCGCGCTAGGGCGGGTGCTGGGGCATCCTTACCCGCCGGGTCCAGACACCGATCTGCTGCTGCCCTCCGAGGTCTGA
- a CDS encoding SDR family NAD(P)-dependent oxidoreductase, with amino-acid sequence MNLTAELGRVRLTQGPGSIVNVASVAGLLGSADCAAYSTSKHGLLGLTRM; translated from the coding sequence GTGAATCTGACCGCTGAACTGGGCCGCGTGAGACTGACGCAGGGACCGGGCAGCATCGTAAACGTGGCGAGTGTGGCCGGGCTGCTGGGCAGTGCCGACTGCGCCGCCTACAGCACCAGCAAACACGGCCTTCTCGGGCTGACGCGCATGTGA